From the genome of Tindallia californiensis, one region includes:
- a CDS encoding aldehyde ferredoxin oxidoreductase N-terminal domain-containing protein gives MNPKDTVKILDIDLYHETILEREIENDVAKLYPDGVAFGLYVLLQEMDSNAEPLSPANILVFTYDRNDKIGADGNHLIITTKSPINAKVGDSKVESDLPQILNSKDIVAMIIRGKAKKPVFIYMNENQYEMRDAAKLWGKVTGESERMIREEFHSEELEMAQIGPAGENMVRYSCIITMKNRANGRNGTGAVMGSKNLKAIVSSKAI, from the coding sequence ATGAACCCAAAAGATACAGTAAAGATACTGGATATAGATTTATACCATGAGACCATCCTTGAACGTGAAATTGAAAATGATGTTGCTAAGCTTTACCCGGACGGTGTTGCGTTTGGTCTTTACGTACTTCTTCAAGAAATGGATTCTAATGCAGAGCCATTGTCTCCGGCTAATATTCTTGTCTTCACCTATGATCGAAACGATAAAATTGGAGCTGATGGGAATCATCTTATTATAACCACTAAAAGCCCAATTAATGCAAAGGTAGGAGACAGCAAAGTGGAAAGTGATTTACCTCAGATCTTAAATAGCAAGGATATTGTTGCGATGATTATTAGAGGTAAAGCAAAAAAGCCGGTATTCATTTATATGAATGAGAATCAGTACGAGATGCGAGATGCTGCGAAGCTATGGGGAAAAGTTACCGGAGAATCGGAAAGAATGATCAGGGAAGAGTTTCACTCCGAGGAACTTGAAATGGCTCAAATAGGTCCGGCTGGAGAAAATATGGTGAGATACTCATGTATTATCACGATGAAAAATCGTGCCAATGGTAGAAATGGAACAGGGGCTGTGATGGGGTCCAAAAATCTTAAAGCAATAGTATCCAGTAAGGCGATATAA